One Deinococcus psychrotolerans genomic window carries:
- a CDS encoding SDR family oxidoreductase, which produces MEQRLAGKVAAVTGAASGIGLECARHMVAAGAKVVLIDRAEEALTEQCAEIGSNAIPLVIDLLDKASVATMLPQILEAAGQLDIFHANAGSYVGGEVATGDPDAWDRMLNLNVNATFRTIQAVLPHMIERKSGDIIVTSSVAGVVPVVVEPIYTASKYAVQAFVHTVRRQVAKHGLRVGAVLPGPVVTALINDWPQSKRDEALADGSLMEAKEVAEAVMFMLTRPRNITVRDLVIVPQSLDL; this is translated from the coding sequence ATGGAACAAAGACTTGCGGGCAAGGTGGCGGCAGTGACGGGTGCCGCCTCTGGGATCGGACTCGAATGCGCCAGACACATGGTCGCTGCGGGTGCTAAGGTCGTCTTGATAGACAGAGCGGAAGAAGCGCTTACTGAGCAGTGTGCCGAGATCGGCTCTAACGCCATCCCGCTTGTCATCGATCTGCTCGACAAGGCAAGTGTCGCAACCATGTTGCCGCAGATTCTAGAGGCGGCGGGCCAACTCGACATCTTTCACGCCAACGCCGGTTCCTACGTTGGAGGTGAGGTCGCTACCGGTGATCCCGACGCTTGGGACCGGATGCTCAACCTGAACGTCAACGCCACTTTCCGTACTATTCAAGCTGTGCTGCCTCATATGATCGAACGAAAGAGTGGCGATATCATCGTGACGAGTTCAGTCGCTGGCGTGGTACCGGTCGTGGTGGAGCCAATTTACACGGCGTCCAAATATGCCGTGCAGGCTTTTGTCCATACTGTACGCAGACAGGTCGCCAAGCATGGTCTGCGCGTCGGTGCCGTTTTGCCGGGGCCGGTCGTAACGGCGCTCATCAATGACTGGCCTCAGTCCAAACGCGATGAAGCTCTGGCGGACGGTAGCCTGATGGAAGCCAAGGAAGTCGCTGAGGCCGTCATGTTCATGCTGACACGGCCACGCAATATCACGGTCCGTGACCTTGTCATCGTTCCCCAGAGTCTTGATTTATAA
- a CDS encoding sugar ABC transporter permease yields MSQPQDGSSDTPLLDRADVRVKHATGIGGAIEAFITRVKSGDLGFLPVIVGLIIICTVFQILNPVFLSSSNLANLLFDSSTIGVISLGIVCVLMVAQIDLSVGSVSGFASALVGTLWVNQGWPVLLAIVAALVIGALIGAAYAFLFNWLGMPSFVSTLSGLLAFLGLQLYILRSTGSINLPFGSPLVSFGQLLTVPNWLAYALVALAAVGVFAADYRTEQRRKVSGLSTQPVVATATKALAIFIGLEFVVFYLNKTRGVPWIFALFVGLVVAMNYALKQTQWGRSLTAVGGNPEAARRSGINVRRIYMSAFMICSTLAALGGILAASRLASASQQAGTGDVNLNAIAAAVIGGTSLFGGRGSAYSALLGIIVIQAISSGLTLLDLSSSIRYMITGAVLAVAVIVDSLSRRSRMSSGRA; encoded by the coding sequence ATGAGTCAGCCGCAAGACGGTTCTTCCGACACTCCACTGCTCGACCGCGCCGACGTCCGTGTCAAGCACGCGACCGGCATCGGCGGCGCAATCGAAGCCTTCATCACCCGGGTCAAATCGGGCGATCTCGGCTTCCTGCCTGTGATTGTGGGCCTCATCATCATCTGCACCGTCTTCCAAATCCTCAACCCGGTTTTCTTGTCGAGCAGTAACCTCGCCAATCTGTTGTTCGATTCCTCGACAATCGGCGTGATTTCGCTCGGTATCGTCTGTGTGCTGATGGTGGCGCAGATCGATCTGTCGGTCGGCTCGGTCAGCGGCTTCGCCTCAGCGCTCGTTGGCACCTTGTGGGTGAATCAGGGCTGGCCCGTGCTGTTGGCTATTGTCGCCGCGCTCGTCATTGGTGCGCTTATCGGCGCAGCCTACGCTTTCCTTTTCAATTGGCTCGGTATGCCGAGTTTCGTGTCGACTCTTTCAGGGCTGCTTGCCTTTCTCGGGCTGCAACTTTATATCCTGCGCTCGACGGGTTCGATTAACTTGCCTTTCGGCTCGCCGCTGGTTTCATTCGGGCAGCTCCTGACGGTGCCGAACTGGTTGGCTTACGCGCTCGTCGCTTTAGCTGCAGTGGGTGTCTTCGCGGCAGACTACCGAACGGAGCAGCGCCGTAAAGTGTCTGGTCTGTCGACGCAACCAGTGGTCGCCACCGCGACTAAAGCGTTGGCAATTTTCATCGGCTTGGAATTCGTCGTCTTTTATCTCAACAAGACGCGCGGTGTGCCGTGGATATTTGCGTTGTTTGTCGGCCTGGTTGTCGCGATGAATTACGCTTTGAAGCAGACGCAGTGGGGGCGTTCGCTGACCGCTGTTGGCGGCAATCCCGAAGCGGCGAGGCGTTCGGGCATCAATGTGCGCCGCATTTACATGAGCGCTTTCATGATCTGTTCGACGCTGGCGGCCCTTGGCGGCATACTGGCGGCGTCGCGGCTGGCTTCGGCGAGCCAACAGGCCGGAACCGGCGACGTCAACCTCAATGCCATTGCTGCGGCGGTGATTGGCGGCACCAGTCTGTTCGGTGGGCGCGGCAGCGCTTATTCGGCCCTGCTCGGGATCATCGTCATCCAAGCGATCTCCAGCGGCCTGACGCTGCTCGACCTGTCATCGTCGATTCGGTACATGATCACCGGCGCGGTTTTGGCGGTTGCCGTCATTGTCGATTCCTTGTCACGGCGCTCGCGTATGTCCAGTGGCCGCGCTTGA